One Negativicutes bacterium genomic window carries:
- a CDS encoding 4Fe-4S binding protein, whose amino-acid sequence MAYKISEECISCGACAGVCPVAAISEGSTQYEISEECVECGACVAVCPVNAISAP is encoded by the coding sequence ATGGCATATAAAATTAGTGAAGAATGTATCTCCTGTGGAGCTTGTGCCGGTGTTTGTCCGGTAGCAGCTATTTCTGAAGGAAGTACACAATACGAAATTTCAGAAGAATGCGTAGAGTGCGGTGCATGTGTGGCAGTTTGTCCTGTTAATGCAATATCAGCTCCATGA